The Falsibacillus pallidus genome has a segment encoding these proteins:
- a CDS encoding NCS2 family permease, translated as MFKLKENGTTVKTEMIAGLTTFLTMVYIVVVNPVILADAGVPFNQVFTATIIATVIGTLWMALSANYPIAIAPGMGLNAYFAYSVVGTHTNISYQVAFSAVFVAGIIFVILSLTPFRKKLIEAIPDNLKYGITAGIGLFIAFIGLRLTGIITAHPTNLVTLGDLHAPSALLALTGLAITLILMVLNVNGALFIGMIVTGIIAFFTGQLSFDNGFVSLPTLPEGMVINPLHAFGDVVQYGLYAVVFSFLLVTIFDTTGTMIGVAQQAGLMKGKSMPRAREALLSDSIATTIGAIFGTSPTSAYIESSSGVAAGGRTGLTSLTVAVLFILAAFFGPVVSAVSGLSAITAPALIIVGSLMMGSIAKINWNDLEEAFPAFLIILSMPLTSSIATGIALGFISYPLLKVVKGKWREVHLLVYVFAILFFYQLAFLPH; from the coding sequence ATGTTTAAATTAAAAGAAAACGGAACAACTGTTAAGACGGAAATGATTGCCGGACTGACAACCTTTTTAACAATGGTCTATATCGTTGTCGTGAATCCGGTCATTTTAGCAGATGCGGGAGTGCCGTTCAATCAAGTATTCACTGCAACCATCATTGCTACTGTCATTGGTACACTTTGGATGGCGCTGTCAGCCAACTATCCAATTGCCATTGCACCCGGAATGGGATTGAATGCATACTTTGCCTATTCAGTTGTGGGCACCCATACTAATATTTCTTATCAGGTCGCATTTTCAGCAGTCTTTGTTGCTGGTATTATATTTGTCATTTTATCTTTGACGCCTTTCAGAAAAAAATTGATTGAAGCGATTCCGGATAATTTAAAATATGGGATCACCGCAGGGATCGGCCTGTTCATCGCCTTTATAGGACTCCGTCTGACAGGCATCATCACAGCCCACCCAACAAATCTTGTTACTCTTGGAGACCTGCATGCCCCTTCAGCACTTTTAGCTCTTACAGGTTTAGCCATTACTCTCATCTTGATGGTGCTGAACGTAAACGGCGCCCTTTTCATTGGGATGATCGTGACTGGCATCATTGCCTTCTTCACAGGCCAGCTTTCATTCGATAATGGATTCGTTTCATTGCCTACGTTGCCTGAAGGAATGGTCATTAATCCATTGCATGCCTTTGGAGATGTGGTCCAATATGGCCTATACGCCGTTGTCTTTTCTTTCTTGCTTGTTACGATTTTTGATACGACAGGTACAATGATCGGGGTTGCCCAACAAGCGGGCTTGATGAAAGGAAAATCCATGCCGCGTGCTCGTGAAGCTCTTCTGTCTGATTCTATTGCCACTACAATCGGGGCCATTTTTGGTACAAGCCCGACAAGTGCTTACATTGAATCTTCCAGCGGTGTTGCAGCAGGCGGACGTACTGGATTGACTTCCTTGACTGTAGCCGTATTATTCATCCTTGCAGCATTCTTCGGCCCAGTGGTCAGCGCTGTTTCCGGATTGTCTGCCATTACGGCCCCTGCCTTGATTATCGTCGGAAGCTTGATGATGGGAAGCATTGCGAAAATCAATTGGAATGATCTTGAAGAAGCATTCCCTGCCTTCCTGATTATCCTCAGCATGCCGCTGACATCAAGCATTGCAACAGGCATTGCTTTAGGCTTCATCTCTTACCCATTATTGAAAGTGGTAAAAGGGAAATGGAGAGAAGTTCATCTGTTAGTTTATGTGTTTGCCATCTTGTTTTTCTATCAGCTGGCGTTTTTACCACACTAA